The DNA window TGAAGATTCCACGAAACTGTCTGGATGTTCTCGCCCAGCATCTTGTGGGCATGAGTTTGGAGAAGAAATGGAATGTAAGCGATGCATACGATATGGTGCGGAAGGCAATGCCCTACAACGAATTGGCCTTTGAGGATTTCAAAAGCGTGCTTTCCTACCTGTCCGGAAACAAATATCTTGAGACACAAAGAGTTTATGGCAAAATCTGGTATGATGGGAACGAGTTTGGTAGGCGCGGAAAGATGACAAGAGCAATCTATTACATGAACTCCGGCACAATACCTGATGAAGTGGCAATAAAGGTATACACAGATGGAGACCATCGTTTCATCGGAAAGCTGGAGGAGGAATTTGTGGAACGGCTATCAGTTGGTGACATTTTTGTGCTAGGCGGCAAGACCTACGAGTTCAGAAAATTAAGAAGCATGAGAGCATTCGTTATTCCCCAGCCCACTAAGAAACCCACAGTTCCAGCATGGTTCTCTGAAATGCTTCCCCTCCAGTATGATTTGGCACTTCACATAGCAGAATTCAGGGATTGGATGCGGAAAATTTTGAAGGAGAAAAAGGAGAAGGCAATAGAACAAATAGCCAGTTATCTGGAGATTGACTCTGGGACTGCAAATGCAATCTACACTTACTTCAAGGAACAGGAAAAGTATGTTCATGTGCCAGAGAAAAATGAGCTTCTGATTGAGGAATTTATGGATGAGGATGGACTTTACTGTTATGTGTTCCACTCTCTCATTGGAAGGCGAGCAAATGATGCGATAAGCAGGGCTGTGGCTCATGCTGTAGCCAACAAAAAAAGAGGCAGTGTCCGTGTGAGCGTTAATGACAATGGGTTCATGCTCACGCTCGAGGAGAAACTGAGTAGAGAGGAAATTGCTGCAATTTTCCAGGAGAAGCTTGAGGAACTTGTAATGAAAGCGATTGGAAACACTGAGATGTTCAAACGCAGATTCAGGCATGTGGCAGTGCGTTCCTTCCTCATCCTGCGAAAATATGGAGAGCACACAAAAAGTGTTCATTACCAGCAGTACGATGCCCAGATTCTTGTCAAACTCCTGCAGCAGAAGTTTCCTGATTTTCCAGTCATTAAGGAAACCTACAGGGAGATTCTGGAAGATAGCATGGATATTGAGAATGCTGTGAAATACTGGAATGGGGTGAGAGAGAAGAAAATCAAGATAAGATTCATCAGATTACCCATGCCCTCTCCTTTTGCTTTTAACATTGTGGCTGCAAGTGTCTCAGACATTGTGCTAATGGCAGACAGAAAAGAATACATTATGGGATTGCACAGAAAGCTCATGGAATTACTGGCGAGTGAGAGCAATGGTATTCCAGCATGAGATTGAGATTGCAAATGGTATCTTTCTCTCAGAGCATCGAGCTGTCTTTCTGAAACCACTTTCGGTCTGTGTAATCTCTGACCTCCACATTGGGCTTGAAAGTGGGATGCTGGGCGTGGAAATGAATGTGCACATTCAGGAGATGCAGGAAAGAATTGGGAAGCTCATTGAGAGGTATAAACCAGAGAAGCTCGTGGTCAATGGCGATTTCAAGCATACTTTTTCTGGCAATGTAAAAGAGGAATGGGAGGGAGTACCTGAAATTCTGGATTATCTGGCAGAAACTGTAGATGTGTGGATTGTGCGAGGAAACCATGATAATTTTTTGCAGAGCATTACTTCAAAACAAAATGTGAAATTTGTAGAGTGCCTTGAACTGGGAAACTTTATTTTTCTGCACGGACATAAAGAATTCAGTTTCAGGCCTGGCAGCATCTATGTGCTGGGGCATGAGCATCCTGCAGTGAAACTTTCCGACAGGGTTGGCGGCTATGTGAAAATGCCTGTCTTTCTCTGGAGCCAGAATCGGTTTCTCTTGTTGCCTGCCTTCTCTCCCTGGACATACGGGCATGACCTAGCTGATGGGGATGTGCTCCTGCCCTCGCTGAGACATGCTGACTATCTGGAGGCGGAGGTCGTGGGCTGGACAGAGTATGGATTGCTAAGGATGCCAAGGTTGAGGGAACTCCTAGCCGCAGGTAGATTGTGAAAAACATGCAAATTGATAAATATCCAATTTAAATACATCATAATGAATGCCACACATTAACCTTCCACCAAAATTTGTTGCTAGAAAGAAAGAGTTTGAGTTGCTAAAGGAGAAACTTGAAAAAACAATGCAAGGTGTTGGCTCAACTCTTTTAATTGCTGGCGAAAGTGGTGTGGGTAAGACACGGCTTGTGGAGGAATTGATTGAGGTAGCAGAGGAAAATGGTTATCAGGTGTTTAAGGCCAAGTGTTT is part of the Thermoplasmata archaeon genome and encodes:
- a CDS encoding ATP-dependent helicase: MQGIRFARKEPDKKSVLKTIENEEIKQWFFQTFEDFTPAQKYALYYISKANNVLITSPTGSGKTLSAFLFSIDHLLTLAKKNELEDRIYVLYISPLKALNNDIQRNLEIPLKEISQLTQYASRIRVGVRTSDTPADVKAKMLRKPPHVLITTPESIAIALNAPKFSEKLLGLKWIIVDEIHALAENKRGVHLSLSLERLVHRMKKEPVRIGLSATIHPLEEVAKFLVGFENPEEKKPRNCVIVDVNFAKKMDIRVISPVSDFIYTPSEELSRKLYKAVLEHIKSHRTTLVFTNTRSATERVVFHLKQEMGNGLSENLVDDIGAHHSSLSRDVRLEVEEGLKNGKYRAVVSSTSLELGIDIGYIDLVLLLGSPKSATRGVQRIGRSGHKLHEISKGRIIVLDRDDLVECAVLAKYARERKLERVKIPRNCLDVLAQHLVGMSLEKKWNVSDAYDMVRKAMPYNELAFEDFKSVLSYLSGNKYLETQRVYGKIWYDGNEFGRRGKMTRAIYYMNSGTIPDEVAIKVYTDGDHRFIGKLEEEFVERLSVGDIFVLGGKTYEFRKLRSMRAFVIPQPTKKPTVPAWFSEMLPLQYDLALHIAEFRDWMRKILKEKKEKAIEQIASYLEIDSGTANAIYTYFKEQEKYVHVPEKNELLIEEFMDEDGLYCYVFHSLIGRRANDAISRAVAHAVANKKRGSVRVSVNDNGFMLTLEEKLSREEIAAIFQEKLEELVMKAIGNTEMFKRRFRHVAVRSFLILRKYGEHTKSVHYQQYDAQILVKLLQQKFPDFPVIKETYREILEDSMDIENAVKYWNGVREKKIKIRFIRLPMPSPFAFNIVAASVSDIVLMADRKEYIMGLHRKLMELLASESNGIPA
- a CDS encoding metallophosphoesterase; the protein is MVFQHEIEIANGIFLSEHRAVFLKPLSVCVISDLHIGLESGMLGVEMNVHIQEMQERIGKLIERYKPEKLVVNGDFKHTFSGNVKEEWEGVPEILDYLAETVDVWIVRGNHDNFLQSITSKQNVKFVECLELGNFIFLHGHKEFSFRPGSIYVLGHEHPAVKLSDRVGGYVKMPVFLWSQNRFLLLPAFSPWTYGHDLADGDVLLPSLRHADYLEAEVVGWTEYGLLRMPRLRELLAAGRL